The genomic segment GCAGCAGGCCTCCACCTCCGGGGTGGAGGTTAGCGAGGTCGGGGATCGCCGCGAGGCCATCATCACCGCCATCAACTGGGCACAGCCGGGTGACGCCGTGGTGGTCTGCGGCAAGGGCCACGAGACCGGCCAGCTGATCAAGGGCGTTAACCACCACTTCGATGACCGCGAAGAGGTCCGTGCCGCGCTTCAGCGCCGCGCCTCCGAGAGCAAGTAAGGCCAGCTAATGAAGAAGTACACGCTCGCGCAGATCGCCGAGACCACCGGCGGGACGCTGTCTGCCAGCGCCGATCCGGAGATTAACGTGACCGGACCGGTGGAGTTCGACTCCCGCAATGTCGCCGAGGGATCGCTGTTTGTCGCCCTGCCGGGGGCGAATGTGGATGGCCATGATTTCGTGCCTACCGCGCTCGAATCCGGTGCAGCCGCGGCGTTGGTAGCCCAAGAGGTTGAGGGACCCGCGATCGTGTTGCCGGTGACTGAACTCGACCGAAGCATGGAAAACGCCTATGCCTTCGCTGTCGATACCACCGGCCGCACCCAGGCAGTGGTAGCGGGATTGGCGGCGCTGGCACGCCGTAACACCGCTGAGCTGCAGCAGGACCACGGGCTGAAGGTAGTGGGCATTACCGGCTCGGCCGGCAAGACCTCCACCAAGGACTTTGTGGCCACGGTGCTGCGTTCGGTGGCAGAGACCGTGGCCCCACCCGGTTCTTTCAATAACGAGATCGGTTTGCCCTACACCGCCTTGAAATGCGATGAGCGGACCACCTATCTCATCAGCGAGATGTCGGCCCGCGGTATCGGCCATATCCGGCATCTCACCGAGATCACTCGTCCCGATATCGGGGTGGTGCTCAATGTCGGCAGCGCCCACTTGGGTGAGTTCGGCTCTCGGGACAATATCGCCCAGGCCAAGGGCGAGCTGATCGAGGCAGTGCCGGCCAGTGGGGTCGCCGTGCTCAATGCAGACGACGGGCTGGTGGCGCAGATGGCGGAGAAAACCGACGCAACCGTGTTGCTCACTTCGGCGGCCCTTGACGGTCGTGCCCCGCACGCGGATGCCAGCATCACCGCCACCGACGTGAGTGTGGATAAGCTGGCACGACCCCACTTTGTGCTCACCACTCCGAGCGGTAGCGCCGAGGTGCAGCTGCAGGTCAGCGGCGAGCACCAGGTGTACAACGCGCTTGCCGCCGCCGCGGTAGGCCACGCTGTGGGCCTCGAATGCGCGCAGATTGCTGCGGCTTTAGGGGCGCATACTGCAGCCTCGGCCAACCGCATGGCCATCATCACCCGCAGCGATGGAGTGGTGATCATCAACGACTCCTACAATGCCAACCCAGACTCCATGCGCGCCGGTATTAAGGCCTTGGCCTCTACGGCGGCTGCAGCCGGTACGGGCAGCTGGGCGATCTTGGGCCAAATGGCTGAGTTGGGCGATGATGCCATCACCGCCCACGAGGAGTTGGGGCAGGTGCTGCTTGATAGTGGTATCGACCACCTCATTACTGTCGGCACCGATGTCAATACCCACGCCCTAGCTGGGGTGGCCGAGGATTTAGGTATTGACACCCACATCGCCGAAGGTGTGGACGGGGCGTTGAACATCATTGCCGCTGGCGTCCAGCCGGGCGAGGTGGTGTTGGTCAAGGCATCCAATGCCGACAGGCTGTGGTATGTCGCCGAGCAATTGGCGCAGCTGAGCAAGAGCCGCTAAAAGCGCACACACGATACGAAGGTATAGAAAGAAACGCACGGGTAGATTACGTCATGACGCAGATCATCATCAGCGGGGTAGTGAGCTTCCTCATTGCCATTTTCCTCACCCCGGTGCTCATTCGTCGCTTCTCGGCCGAGGGGCTGGGCCAAGAGATCCGCGAGGATGGGCCGGCCTCGCACCTCCGTAAGCGCGGCACCCCCACCATGGGCGGTATCGCTATTCTCGCCGGCATTCTCGGCGGCTATGTGGTGGCCACGATCGTGGGCGTGCTCACTGGTTCCACCGCCTTTACCGCCTCCGGGATTCTCGTCTTGCTGCTCACCCTCGCCCTCGGCGGGCTGGGCTTCGCCGATGATTACATCAAGCTGGCGAAGGGGCGCAATCTGGGCCTGAACAAGAAGGGCAAGCTCTTCGGCCAGCTGGCCGCGGCCGTGCTCTTCGGTTTCTTCGCGCTGCGCTTCGAAAACGATTCCGGTATCAGCCCGGCCTCCACGCACCTGTCCTTCATTAGGGATATCGACACCGTGGATCTGGCTTTTGGCGGCGGGATCCTGGGAACCGTGGTGTTTCTCGTCTTCATCTACTTTTTGGTCTCCGCCTGGTCGAATGCGGTGAACCTCACCGATGGTCTGGATGGTTTGGCGGCCGGATCCACCGCCATGGTGATGGTGGCCTACACCACCATGACCTTCTGGCAGTTCCGAAACTCCTGTGATGTGGCCGTGCAGCCCGGTTGCTACTCGGTGCGCGACCCGCTGGATTTGGCGATGCTCGCCGCCGCCGGTGCCGGCGCCTGCGCTGGGTTCTTGTGGTGGAACGCCGCGCCCGCCAAGATCTTCATGGGCGACACCGGTTCTTTGGCCCTCGGTGGCCTTGTGGCCGGGTTGTCTGTGACCTCCCGAACCGAGCTGTTGATGATCATCGTGGGTGCACTATTTGTGATTGAGGTCGCCTCGGTGGCCATCCAGATCATCGTGTTCAAAACCCGCGGCACGCGCGTGTTCCGCATGGCCCCCTTCCACCACCACTTCGAATCTGGTGGATGGGCCGAAACCACCGTCACCATCCGTTTCTGGCTGCTCGCAGCCATGGCCTGCACCGCAGGCATGGCGTTGTTCTACAGCGAGTGGCTCACTAGCGCAGGGGTATAGCCTTTCATCATGTCTGCAGATCAACACTCCCGCCCGTCCCACGATGTCCCCACCGCCCTGCCGGACTGTCTCTCCGGCCCCATTCTGATTACCGGAGCCGGCGTCTCGGGAGTGGGCTGCGCGAAGCTCGTGCGCATGCTGGGCGTGGAGATGGCGATCGCCGACGATAACCCTGCCTCCGCTGAGGTCATCGCCGAGCTCGGCGCCGAGGCGCTCACCACAGCGCACGCGCGCGAGCGCATCACAGAGTTTTCCTGTGTGATTACCTCCCCCGGTTGGCGTCCCGACTCTCCCGTGCTTGTCGACGCCACCTCCGCGAACATCCCCGTCCTCGGCGACGTTGAAGTGGCCTACCTCGTGGACCGCGCCGAGCTGCTCGGCCCGCGTCGCACATGGCTGGCCATCACCGGCACTAATGGCAAAACCACCACCACCGCCATGCTGGCGGAGATGATGCAGCGGCATAATCCCGCCTCGGCGGCGGTGGGCAATATCGGTACCGCCATCCCAGACGCGTTGCTGGCAACCCCGCGGGTGGAGGTGCTGGTGGCAGAGCTTTCTAGCTTCCAGCTGCACTGGACCCACGAGTTCACCCCAGACTGCGGCTGCGTACTTAACCTTGCTGAAGACCACATTGATTGGCACGGCAGCTTTGCGCACTACGGTGCGGATAAGGCGCGCATTCTCCGCGGCGCGATCAACGTGCTCGGGGTGGATGATGAACACGTGCGTGCCATGGAGCCTCAAGCGGCGGGGCGCACTGTGGGCTTCACCTTGGCCGAACCTGAGCCGGGCCAGGTAGGGGTAGCTGAGGGCTGGATCGTTGATCGCGCCTTCGTGCCTGAGTCGGAGAGCTCGGGGCCGGGCATTCGTATCCGTCCTATCGAGGGCATCTCCCCAGCGGGGCGCGCCGGCCAGCTCGATGCGCTGGCTGCTACGGCGATGGCCCGCTCACAGTCGGTGGCGCCGGCCGATATCGCGGCTGCGCTCGACAGCTTCGGGGTGGCCGCCCACCGTGGCCAGGTGGTGCACCAAGTTCACGAGGCGGCAGGCACAATCACTGTGATCGATAATTCCAAAGCAACCAATCCGCATGCCGCCGACGCTGCTTTGAAGGGATTCTCCTCCATTCTGTGGGTGGCCGGTGGCCAGCTCAAGGGCGCGGATGTCTCTGAGGTGATTCGCACCCACGGAGAGCGCATGGTGGCCGCAGCGCTCCTCGGCGTAGACGCCCCGCTCATTGCGGAGCATCTCGGCTCCCTCTACCCGCAGCTACCGGTGTTCGTCTCCACCAGCACTGATAAGTACGAAGCGATGGCCGAGATCGCGGCCTTCGCCCGCGAACACGCCGTAGCTGGTGTTGACGTAATCTTGGCCCCCGCTGCGGCATCATTGGACATGTATAGCGGCATGGGTGAGCGCGGCGATATCTTCGCCGAGGCCATGCGCGCCGCATTCGGCACAAGCGGAGGTGGCGATGTCTAAGGTGAGCACCACAGAAGAGGGCGGCCGCCGGCAGTATTTTCACGTGGCCCTTCGGCCCCTGCTGGATTACTACGCCATCGCCTCGATCGTGGTCATCCTCGCATTCTTCGGCATCCTCATGGTGGCCAGTTCCTCGATGACATGGTCGGTGCTCGAGGGGGCGTCGGTCTTCGGCACCGCCATGCGCCAGGCTGTCATGGTCGGCGTGGGCTTTGTGGCCATGTGGCTGTGCCTGAGGATGCGGCCGGTATCGATCCGCTGCCTCGCACCGTGGCTTTTGGGCGCCTCAATTGTGTTGCTGATTCTCGTATTGGTTCCCGGCATTGGTACCGGTATGGAAGAGGTGGGATCTCAGTCGTGGATCGTTGCTGGCCCCATCCGCCTGCAGCCCTCCGAGCTAGCCAAGGTGGCTATCGCGGTGTGGGGTTCTTCGTGGTTGGCGGATTTAGCCCCTGAGCACAAGAAGCGCCGCTTCACCGTGTTCTGTGGCGTGGCTGCCGTGATGCTGCTGTTGATCCTGGCAGAAAAGGACGTGGGCATGGCCTTGGCCTTCCTCGTGGTAGTGGGAGTGACACTCGTCTTCGCGGGATTGGACATGCGCTTCATTGTGTTCACTGCCATCGGCACCTTGTTCGCGCTGGGCATCGCAGTGAAAAACTCCTCGGGTTTTCGTTCCGATCGCATTTCTGTGTACAAAGATGCCTTCTTTGGCCACTTCGAAGACACTCGCGGCGCTGCCTTTCAGTCCTATCAGGGCTACCTTTCGCTGTCGGATGGATCCTTCTTCGGCGTCGGCCCAGGACAATCCCGCGCCAAGTGGTTCTACCTGCCAGAGGCGAAAAACGACTTCATCTTCGCCATCATTGGCGAGGAGACGGGCTTGGTAGGCGCCACCATGGTCATCGTGCTCTACGCTGCGCTGTGCGTACTCGGCTTCCGCACCGCGCTGCGCAGCAATGATCGTTTCCTGTCGTTGTTGGCGGCGACCCTCACCGGCTCCATTGTGATTCAGGCGTTCATCAATATCGGTTACGTGATCGGGTTGTGGCCGGTCACGGGTATCCAGCTGCCTTTGATCTCTGCGGGTGGCACCTCGGCGATCATCACCCTGGCGTCGATGGGGCTGTTGCTCAATTGCGCCCGCCACGAGCCAGAGGCGATTTCCGCACTGCAGTCTCATGGTCGCCCCTGGTTTGATCGACTCTTCATGCTGCCGGAACCCACAGTGACAGGGGTGTCCGTGCGCCAAGGACGTGGCGAGGAAACTCGCCGCGGGGTCGAGCGCGAGCAGCGCGGTGCACAGCCGAATAAGCGTCGTAAAGAAGCGTTGAGCCGACACACCGAACGCGATCGCGTGCGCCGCTACGGTGAACCAGTAACCCATGTGCGCAGTCGCCGCACCTCTCAGAACCGGCAACGGTAGAAAGGCCTCATGAGCGAGACAACCCTATCGGTAGTGGTAGCGGGCGGTGGAACCGCCGGCCACATCGAACCAGCCCTAGCTGTCGCCGATGCACTGCGGGCGCGCGACGAGCACGTGCGCATCACCGCCCTCGGCACCACCCGCGGATTGGAGGTGGATCTGGTTCCTGAACGCGGCTACGAGCTGCGCACCATTCCACCGGTGCCGGTGCCCCGCAAGCCAGGGCCGGCACTCGCCACGCTGCCGGTGAAGGTACTCAATTCCGTGCGCGCGACCATCGCGGTGCTTAAAGACGTAGAGGCCGATGTACTCATCGGATTCGGCGGCTATGTTTCCGCCCCTGCGTACTTGGCGGCACGCCGGCTCGGCATTCCTTTCTTCGTTCACGAGGCCAATGCGCGCGCCGGAATGGCCAACAAGTTGGGCGTACGCCTCGGCGGCACGGGTCTGAACGCGGTGGCCGACTCGGGCATCGCAGGTGATGTGGTCGGCGTGCCCATTCGCAGTGTGCACTCCCAAAACCGCAGCGAGCACGCCCAGCAGGAGGCCCGAGCCGAATTCGGACTTGATCCCCACAGCCCGACGCTACTGGTCACTGGCGGCTCCCAAGGGGCACGCTCGCTGAACCGTGCCGTGGCCGAGGGGCTCGAACAGCTGCGCGCCGGGGGAGTGCAGGTGCTGCACGCCTATGGCAAGAAGAACGAGGCGCCCGAAGCGGGCGAGGGATATGTGCCGCTGCCATATATCAGCGAAATGAACAAAGCCTATGCCGCGGCGGACATTATCTGTTGCCGTGCTGGTGCAATGACGGTGGCCGAGGTGAGCGCCTCGGGCACGCCCGCGATCTACGTGCCGCTGCCGCACGGCAACGGCGAACAAGGGTTAAATGCCCAGCCGGTGATCAGCGCTGGTGGCGCGACCCTCATCGCGGATGCCGAGCTCACCGGCCACAGCCTCGCCACCCAAGTGCTGGCGATTCTCGGGGATGAGCAGCTCTACGAGGCCATGGTGCACGCCACCGATCAGGCAGGTTTAGGCAGCGCCGCTGAAGACATCGCCGAGCGTATTGTTCGTAGCGCACGCGGCTAACATCAACCTTGAAGGCGCGCCGCGCCGCCGAAACGGCAGGTGCAGTGGGGCGAGGTGGCGTCGTTGAGAAGCACACACACAGACACAAAAATGAGGAGAACAGTGGTGAGCGAGCAGACGGTGGACGCGGATCTGACCCGAGTGCACATGATCGGCATTGGCGGTGCGGGCATGTCCGGCATCGCCCGGATCTTGTTGGCGCGAGGATCCGAGGTGAGTGGCTCCGATGCCAAGGATTCGCGCGTGGTGCTGGCGCTGCGCTCCATGGGGGCCGACATTGCCATTGGCCATGACGGCGCCAACATTGACCGGGAAGGCCACCCTCCGACCGCTGTGGTCACTTCCTTCGCAGCGATCCCGCAGGATAACCCTGAACTGGTGCGCGCCCGTGAGCTTAATATCCCGATTTTGCGCCGCTCCGAGATGCTCGCGTTGCTTATGGACGGCCACGACCAGGTGCTGTTTGCGGGCACGCACGGCAAAACCTCCTCCACATCGATGGCGGTGGTGGCCATGCAGCAAGCGGGGATGGACCCGAGTTTTGCCATCGGCGGCCAGCTGAACAAGGCCGGCACCAACGCCCACCATGGCACTGGCACCTGCTTTGTGGCCGAGGCCGACGAATCCGATGCCTCGCTGTTGCAATACCGCCCCAAGGTGGCCGTGGTAACCAATATCGAGCCGGATCACTTGGACTATTTCAAAACTCACGACGCCTACTTCACCGTCTTCGATGATTTCGCGGCGCGGCTTGTCGACGCCGGCACGCTGGTGGTGTGCCTCAACGATGAACACGCCGCGGCGTTGGGGGAGCGGTGCGTAGCCAAGGGCACCACGGTCGTTGGCTATGGCACCCGCGAGGCCTGTTCCATGCACCCCGATGTGCCAGCTGGGGCGATTATTGAAGAGCGCACCACCACCGTTTATGGCACCAGTGCCCGGATTCGCGTGGGCGAGAACGTAGTGGATGTCACCATTCATGTCCCTGGCGAACACATGGTGCTCAACGCTGCGGCGGCGCTTGTGGCAGGTGTGGTTGCCGGCGGCGATGTGCTCGCCCTGGCCGATGGCCTGAGCGAGTTCACCGGCGTGCGGCGTCGCTTCGAATACCACGGCACCGTCTCCGA from the Corynebacterium ciconiae DSM 44920 genome contains:
- a CDS encoding UDP-N-acetylmuramoyl-tripeptide--D-alanyl-D-alanine ligase, coding for MKKYTLAQIAETTGGTLSASADPEINVTGPVEFDSRNVAEGSLFVALPGANVDGHDFVPTALESGAAAALVAQEVEGPAIVLPVTELDRSMENAYAFAVDTTGRTQAVVAGLAALARRNTAELQQDHGLKVVGITGSAGKTSTKDFVATVLRSVAETVAPPGSFNNEIGLPYTALKCDERTTYLISEMSARGIGHIRHLTEITRPDIGVVLNVGSAHLGEFGSRDNIAQAKGELIEAVPASGVAVLNADDGLVAQMAEKTDATVLLTSAALDGRAPHADASITATDVSVDKLARPHFVLTTPSGSAEVQLQVSGEHQVYNALAAAAVGHAVGLECAQIAAALGAHTAASANRMAIITRSDGVVIINDSYNANPDSMRAGIKALASTAAAAGTGSWAILGQMAELGDDAITAHEELGQVLLDSGIDHLITVGTDVNTHALAGVAEDLGIDTHIAEGVDGALNIIAAGVQPGEVVLVKASNADRLWYVAEQLAQLSKSR
- the mraY gene encoding phospho-N-acetylmuramoyl-pentapeptide-transferase, which gives rise to MTQIIISGVVSFLIAIFLTPVLIRRFSAEGLGQEIREDGPASHLRKRGTPTMGGIAILAGILGGYVVATIVGVLTGSTAFTASGILVLLLTLALGGLGFADDYIKLAKGRNLGLNKKGKLFGQLAAAVLFGFFALRFENDSGISPASTHLSFIRDIDTVDLAFGGGILGTVVFLVFIYFLVSAWSNAVNLTDGLDGLAAGSTAMVMVAYTTMTFWQFRNSCDVAVQPGCYSVRDPLDLAMLAAAGAGACAGFLWWNAAPAKIFMGDTGSLALGGLVAGLSVTSRTELLMIIVGALFVIEVASVAIQIIVFKTRGTRVFRMAPFHHHFESGGWAETTVTIRFWLLAAMACTAGMALFYSEWLTSAGV
- the murD gene encoding UDP-N-acetylmuramoyl-L-alanine--D-glutamate ligase, which produces MSADQHSRPSHDVPTALPDCLSGPILITGAGVSGVGCAKLVRMLGVEMAIADDNPASAEVIAELGAEALTTAHARERITEFSCVITSPGWRPDSPVLVDATSANIPVLGDVEVAYLVDRAELLGPRRTWLAITGTNGKTTTTAMLAEMMQRHNPASAAVGNIGTAIPDALLATPRVEVLVAELSSFQLHWTHEFTPDCGCVLNLAEDHIDWHGSFAHYGADKARILRGAINVLGVDDEHVRAMEPQAAGRTVGFTLAEPEPGQVGVAEGWIVDRAFVPESESSGPGIRIRPIEGISPAGRAGQLDALAATAMARSQSVAPADIAAALDSFGVAAHRGQVVHQVHEAAGTITVIDNSKATNPHAADAALKGFSSILWVAGGQLKGADVSEVIRTHGERMVAAALLGVDAPLIAEHLGSLYPQLPVFVSTSTDKYEAMAEIAAFAREHAVAGVDVILAPAAASLDMYSGMGERGDIFAEAMRAAFGTSGGGDV
- a CDS encoding FtsW/RodA/SpoVE family cell cycle protein, with translation MSKVSTTEEGGRRQYFHVALRPLLDYYAIASIVVILAFFGILMVASSSMTWSVLEGASVFGTAMRQAVMVGVGFVAMWLCLRMRPVSIRCLAPWLLGASIVLLILVLVPGIGTGMEEVGSQSWIVAGPIRLQPSELAKVAIAVWGSSWLADLAPEHKKRRFTVFCGVAAVMLLLILAEKDVGMALAFLVVVGVTLVFAGLDMRFIVFTAIGTLFALGIAVKNSSGFRSDRISVYKDAFFGHFEDTRGAAFQSYQGYLSLSDGSFFGVGPGQSRAKWFYLPEAKNDFIFAIIGEETGLVGATMVIVLYAALCVLGFRTALRSNDRFLSLLAATLTGSIVIQAFINIGYVIGLWPVTGIQLPLISAGGTSAIITLASMGLLLNCARHEPEAISALQSHGRPWFDRLFMLPEPTVTGVSVRQGRGEETRRGVEREQRGAQPNKRRKEALSRHTERDRVRRYGEPVTHVRSRRTSQNRQR
- the murG gene encoding undecaprenyldiphospho-muramoylpentapeptide beta-N-acetylglucosaminyltransferase, producing MSETTLSVVVAGGGTAGHIEPALAVADALRARDEHVRITALGTTRGLEVDLVPERGYELRTIPPVPVPRKPGPALATLPVKVLNSVRATIAVLKDVEADVLIGFGGYVSAPAYLAARRLGIPFFVHEANARAGMANKLGVRLGGTGLNAVADSGIAGDVVGVPIRSVHSQNRSEHAQQEARAEFGLDPHSPTLLVTGGSQGARSLNRAVAEGLEQLRAGGVQVLHAYGKKNEAPEAGEGYVPLPYISEMNKAYAAADIICCRAGAMTVAEVSASGTPAIYVPLPHGNGEQGLNAQPVISAGGATLIADAELTGHSLATQVLAILGDEQLYEAMVHATDQAGLGSAAEDIAERIVRSARG
- the murC gene encoding UDP-N-acetylmuramate--L-alanine ligase, with protein sequence MRRTVVSEQTVDADLTRVHMIGIGGAGMSGIARILLARGSEVSGSDAKDSRVVLALRSMGADIAIGHDGANIDREGHPPTAVVTSFAAIPQDNPELVRARELNIPILRRSEMLALLMDGHDQVLFAGTHGKTSSTSMAVVAMQQAGMDPSFAIGGQLNKAGTNAHHGTGTCFVAEADESDASLLQYRPKVAVVTNIEPDHLDYFKTHDAYFTVFDDFAARLVDAGTLVVCLNDEHAAALGERCVAKGTTVVGYGTREACSMHPDVPAGAIIEERTTTVYGTSARIRVGENVVDVTIHVPGEHMVLNAAAALVAGVVAGGDVLALADGLSEFTGVRRRFEYHGTVSEGPALGVSVFDDYAHHPTEVSAVVGAAQDKVAAIGRGKVVVVFQPHLYSRTIEFAEEFAQALSKADAVVVLDIFGAREEPVEGVDGRIIADKVSAPCRYVDSFAEVPGVVSELVDPHDIVLTMGAGSVTMLADEILEGLDASSDAPKAAD